The following are from one region of the Lacinutrix sp. Bg11-31 genome:
- a CDS encoding IPExxxVDY family protein: protein MAIKKLVLDDFLEEENFSLIGIHCTIEDYRLAYLLNKALELKLVRQDNDLDNNNNKTAFSIFEWEDDTQFKTWNLVSNTCKVVTSQTDNNLDSLFSFNPAVTKTHHLVPEFSKANYLLKIDNELHSKKEKLILEKILKIDQVITAYSIAPESLKSKDQLIFN from the coding sequence ATGGCAATTAAAAAACTCGTTTTAGATGATTTTTTAGAAGAAGAAAACTTCTCGCTTATTGGTATTCATTGTACTATTGAAGATTATCGCTTAGCTTACTTACTTAATAAAGCTTTAGAATTAAAGCTCGTAAGGCAAGACAACGATCTAGATAACAACAACAATAAAACGGCTTTTTCTATTTTCGAATGGGAAGACGACACACAATTTAAAACTTGGAATTTAGTATCTAATACCTGTAAAGTAGTTACAAGCCAAACAGATAATAATTTAGATTCTCTATTTAGTTTTAATCCAGCAGTAACAAAAACGCATCATTTGGTGCCAGAATTTAGCAAGGCTAATTACCTGTTAAAAATTGATAATGAGTTACATTCTAAAAAAGAAAAACTCATTTTAGAAAAAATACTAAAAATAGATCAAGTTATTACCGCTTACAGTATAGCTCCTGAAAGTTTAAAATCTAAAGATCAACTAATATTCAACTAA